From Natator depressus isolate rNatDep1 chromosome 7, rNatDep2.hap1, whole genome shotgun sequence, the proteins below share one genomic window:
- the FAS gene encoding tumor necrosis factor receptor superfamily member 6 encodes MSAGLLFLRLVLVFGWTIGSQWDSDVPAAHTIYDKLSIKRNISKRELKCGEREYAAENICCKECAPGSFKLADCTKDNKTSNCKACEEGSTFMDHYNSLHMCRRCKSCDSELGFEVAETCTVTQNTKCRCKQHYFCNSPDSCHHCDPCSKCENGAIEKVCTPTTNTICKRNFWWIYLVIGIVIAIASLSAVAAYCYKKKRKDFDVTNQMLPRVVHKPPTSEVEPLVYTDVDLSAHIPAIVEVMTLPQVKAFVRNHEIPEPAIEQTLQDYINDSTEQKIKLFHMWYQHHGMKGAYENLIISLRELKMRAVADKIEKKLNAVTFSSQENGRSNVNTAEQSSTHSDRHNV; translated from the exons ATGAGCGCAGGGCTCCTCTTCCTCCGCCTCGTCCTC GTGTTTGGTTGGACTATTGGATCACAGTGGGACAGTGATGTACCTGCTGCACACACGATATATGATAAGCTGTCTATAAAGAGGAATATTTCTAAAAGGGAACTtaaatgtggagagagagaataTGCTGCAGAAAATATCTGCTGTAAGGAGTGTGCACCTG gttcATTTAAACTTGCTGATTGCACAAAGGACAACAAAACCTCAAATTGTAAAGCATGTGAAGAAGGATCAACATTCATGGATCATTACAATTCCCTCCATATGTGCAGAAGGTGCAAGTCATGTGACTCTGAACTTG GTTTCGAAGTTGCAGAAACTTGTACCGTCACTCAGAACACAAAATGCAGGTGTAAACAACACTACTTTTGCAATTCTCCTGACTCATGTCATCATTGCGACCCATGCAGCAA GTGTGAAAATGGCGCAATTGAAAAAGTATGCACTCCGACCACAAATACCATATGCAAAA GAAACTTCTGGTGGATTTATCTAGTGATTGGAATTGTCATCGCTATAGCATCACTATCAGCCGTAGCAGCGTACTGTT ACAAGAAGAAACGGAAGGATTTTGATGTGACCAATCAGATGCTGCCTCGGGTTGTCCACAAACCACCCACCTCT GAAGTGGAGCCTCTTGTGTACACAG ATGTTGACCTGAGTGCCCACATTCCTGCTATTGTGGAGGTGATGACACTACCACAAGTCAAGGCTTTTGTTCGGAACCATGAAATCCCAGAACCTGCCATAGAGCAGACACTCCAGGACTATATAAATGATTCAACTGAGCAGAAAATCAAATTGTTCCATATGTGGTATCAACATCATGGAATGAAGGGGGCTTATGAAAATTTGATCATCAGCCTGAGAGAATTAAAAATGCGTGCTGTTGCTGATAAAATTGAGAAAAAATTGAATGCGGTCACTTTCAGCAGTCAGGAAAACGGAAGATCAAATGTCAATACTGCTGAGCAAAGCAGCACCCATTCTGATAGACATAATGTGTag